Proteins from a genomic interval of Medicago truncatula cultivar Jemalong A17 chromosome 3, MtrunA17r5.0-ANR, whole genome shotgun sequence:
- the LOC11421429 gene encoding patatin-like protein 2, with the protein MERTQSSLLQIQPPTYGNLVTILSIDGGGIRGIIPATILEFLESQLQELDGESARLADYFDVITGTSTGGLVTAMLSAPNDKKRPLFAAKDIKPFYLEHSPKIFPQQKDLFGSFGKLFRSLVGPKYDGKYLHEVVREKLGEIRVHETLTNIVIPTFDIKTMQPIIFSSYKIKKTPCMDARLSDICISTSAAPTYLPGYNFKNQDTEGNTHEFNLIDGGVCANNPTLVAMNEVTNQIINQNNDFYAIKPMEYSRFLIISLGTGTPKNEQKFNAKMAAKWGLLDWLTHGGSTPLIDMFSQSSADMVDFHLAAVTRALNSQHNYLRIQDDTLTGTDSSVDISTTENLEKLCQIGDKLLKKPVSKVNLENGMFEPMEKGETNEDALKRFAKILSQERRLRELKSPHTNNKALI; encoded by the exons atgGAGAGAACACAATCATCACTTCTACAGATTCAGCCTCCTACCTATGGCAACTTAGTAACTATACTAAGCATTGATGGTGGCGGCATTAGGGGAATTATTCCCGCAACTATCCTCGAGTTCCTTGAATCGCAACTTCAAGAATTAGACGGTGAATCTGCTAGGCTTGCAGATTACTTTGATGTGATTACAGGAACAAGCACAGGTGGTCTTGTAACTGCCATGTTAAGCGCTCCGAATGATAAAAAGCGCCCACTTTTTGCTGCCAAGGATATCAAGCCCTTTTACTTGGAGCATTCTCCAAAGATCTTCCCACAACAAAA GGACTTGTTTGGATCATTTGGAAAATTGTTCAGATCATTGGTAGGACCAAAATATGATGGGAAATACCTTCACGAAGTGGTGAGGGAGAAGTTGGGGGAAATTCGTGTGCACGAGACGCTGACCAATATTGTGATTCCCACATTTGACATAAAAACAATGCAACCAATTATTTTCTCATCTTATAAGATCAAGAAAACTCCATGCATGGATGCTCGACTCTCAGACATATGTATCAGCACCTCTGCTGCACCTACTTATCTTCCAGGTTACAATTTCAAGAACCAAGATACAGAAGGCAACACACATGAATTCAACCTTATTGATGGAGGTGTTTGTGCAAATAATCCG ACTTTAGTGGCTATGAATGAAGTAACAAATCAGATAATTAATCAGAATAATGACTTCTATGCCATCAAGCCAATGGAATATAGCCGTTTCTTGATAATCTCACTGGGAACTGGGACACCCAAGAATGAACAAAAGTTCAATGCGAAAATGGCAGCAAAATGGGGTCTGCTGGATTGGTTAACTCACGGTGGTTCGACTCCCTTAATCGACATGTTTAGTCAATCATCAGCTGATATGGTTGATTTCCATCTTGCTGCCGTCACTCGAGCACTTAATTCACAACATAATTACCTAAGGATACAG GATGATACATTGACCGGTACAGATTCTTCGGTTGATATTTCCACGACAGAGAATTTAGAAAAACTTTGCCAAATTGGTGACAAATTATTGAAGAAACCAGTATCTAAGGTCAATTTAGAGAATGGTATGTTTGAGCCTatggaaaagggagaaaccaaCGAAGATGCCCTCAAAAG GTTTGCCAAAATACTTTCTCAAGAGAGGAGGCTCCGAGAGTTGAAATCCCCTCACACTAATAATAAAGCTTTGATATAG
- the LOC11435184 gene encoding probable carboxylesterase 2, with translation MDPTHPQIYEVPPYLRVHKDGTVERYAGIAVVPPGIDPHTNVISKDITIIPETGVTARLYSPNNSTSEKLPLIVYFHGGAYCIASSSDPVYHNSLNKLVAEANIIAISVNYRLAPEHPLPAAYDDSWEAVQWIASHAAENGEENDYESWLKEKVDFNKVFLAGDSAGANIGNYIALKDHNFNFKILGLIMVNPYFWGKEPIGEETSDDLKRRMVDRWWELVCPSDKGNDDPLINPFVEEAPRLEGLGVEKVLVTVCEKDILIERGKLYHNKLVNSGWKGTAELYEIQGKDHVFHIFNPECDKAKSLIKRIAVFINE, from the coding sequence ATGGATCCAACCCATCCACAAATCTATGAAGTTCCTCCCTACCTTCGTGTACACAAAGACGGAACCGTCGAAAGATATGCCGGCATTGCCGTCGTTCCTCCCGGCATCGATCCTCATACAAACGTTATCTCCAAAGACATCACAATCATCCCAGAAACCGGTGTCACAGCAAGACTATATTCTCCAAACAATTCAACTTCAGAAAAGCTTCCATTGATTGTATACTTCCATGGTGGAGCCTATTGTATAGCTTCATCCTCCGACCCTGTTTACCATAACTCCCTCAACAAACTTGTAGCAGAAGCAAACATCATAGCTATCTCGGTTAATTACCGGTTAGCACCGGAACATCCACTTCCAGCCGCTTACGATGATTCTTGGGAAGCAGTTCAATGGATTGCTTCACATGCTGCTGAAAATGGTGAAGAGAATGATTATGAAAGTTGGCttaaagaaaaagttgactttAACAAAGTTTTCTTGGCAGGTGATAGTGCAGGTGCTAACATAGGAAACTACATAGCCTTAAAGGAtcataatttcaatttcaagatTTTGGGTCTTATCATGGTGAATCCTTACTTTTGGGGTAAGGAACCAATTGGTGAGGAAACAAGTGATGATTTGAAGAGAAGAATGGTGGATAGATGGTGGGAATTGGTTTGTCCTTCTGATAAAGGAAATGATGATCCTTTGATTAATCCGTTTGTGGAAGAAGCACCAAGGCTTGAAGGGTTAGGTGTTGAAAAAGTTCTTGTTACTGTTTGTGAGAAAGATATATTGATAGAAAGAGGTAAACTTTATCATAATAAATTGGTTAATAGTGGTTGGAAAGGAACGGCTGAATTATATGAGATTCAAGGGAAAGATCATGTGTTCCATATTTTCAATCCTGAGTGTGATAAAGCTAAGAGTTTGATTAAACGCATAGCTGTTTTCATCAATGAATAG
- the LOC112420436 gene encoding protein MAINTENANCE OF MERISTEMS-like: protein MIQPQTYLNVADNSGARELMCIRIIGASNRRYAYIGDIVVAVIKKAVPNSSLERSEVIRATTMADGYAGMRNYSWGAMTLAYLYGELADACRPGHRALGGSVTLLTAWFLAHFSGFFSVDLNTDYLENYPVAARWKLQKGHGEGITYRSLLDRIQLDDVCWRPYEEHREIQDFEEVFWYSGWIMCGVRRVYRHLPERVLRQYGYVQTIPRHPTDVRDLPPPSIVQMFVDFRTHTLKTDARGEQAGEDTWRVADGYVLWYTRVSHPQILPPIPGDLPRPANEEQIIAEQWQRYEARSSPDTYDMVSGAIAYADAQLGQEEVMSMTPQQWYEAMTHMREQIAPILTRRRAQRPRRRHHHQDQDQDQ, encoded by the exons atgattcAACCTCAAACCTATTTAAATGTAGCCGATAATAGCGGAGCCCGCGAATTGATGTGTATTCGAATCATAGGAGCTAGTAATCGACGGTATGCTTATATTGGTGACATTGTTGTTGCTGTAATAAAAAAAGCAGTACCAAATTCATCTTTAGAAAGATCTGAAGTGATCAGGGCGACGACCATGGCGGACGGCTAcgcagggatgcgtaattattcctggggagCTATGACCCTCGCCTACCTATACGGCGAGTTGGCGGATGCATGTAGGCCTGGACACAGAGCGCTTGGggggagcgtgacactgctcact gcatggtttttggcgcatttttCAGGGTTTTTCAGTGTTGATCTCAACACTGACTACCTGGAAAACTATCCGGTtgcagcgaggtggaagctccagaagggtcatggggaggggatcacgtatcggtcactgctcgatcgtatacagttagatgatgtatgctggaggccgtacgaggagcacagagagatccaggacttcgaggaggttttctggtattctggatggattatgtgcggcgtccgtagggtgtaccgtcacttgcccgagagggttttgaggcagtacggatacgtgCAGACCATCCCCAGACATCCGACTGATGTTAGGGACCTCCCCCCGCCTTCCATTGTGCAGATgttcgtcgacttccgcactcacacgcttaagaCGGACGCTCggggtgagcaggcaggagagGATACATGGCGGGTGGCGGATGGCTATGTCCTgtggtacactagggtgtctcaccctcagatcttgccacctattccaggagatcttccgaggcctgcaaatgaagagcagatcattgcagagcagtggcagcggtatgaggcgagaagctcgcctgacacctatgacatggttagtggcgCTATTGCATACGCTGATGCGCAGTtaggccaggaggaggtcatgagcatgacccctcagcagtggtatgaggccatgacccatatgagggagcagatcgcgccgattttgaccaggaggagagcccagaggccgaggaggaggcaccatcaTCAGGATCAAGACCAGGACCAGTAg